A stretch of the Gracilinanus agilis isolate LMUSP501 chromosome 4, AgileGrace, whole genome shotgun sequence genome encodes the following:
- the GRN gene encoding progranulin, which translates to MWKLVTWLSLVTGLVVGTQCPDGQVCPKTCCKNLERTGYHCCDSDSQPSIPIAENVHLGLLCHGDYHCPIGFSCLFTPLGNYSCCPYPEAVACGDGHHCCPRGFHCSPDGHSCFKAEATRLGAVKCPDSQFECPDESTCCMMQDGNWGCCPMPQASCCEDKVHCCPQGSFCDLVHSRCLISGGTYPLAQKSPAKKIQQEKDVTMATNKLCPDGHSQCSDGSTCCQLPSGSYGCCPLPNAVCCPDRMHCCPQNTVCDLEKSECLSKNGSASGLLVKLPAKTVQEVKCDGEMSCPDGNTCCRLQTGNWGCCPFPEATCCDDHIHCCPHGYTCDTKAGTCKQGAHKEPWLKNTMTSLAAGRSVPCDNTSSCPSETTCCLLESGVWGCCSAPQAVCCPDHKNCCPHGFVCSPEGCRSDQKTVPWLEKIPAHPRPVSVSVDCDQHTRCPDGQTCCPSLRGGWACCQLPHAICCEDREHCCPSGYTCNVKARSCEKQGSAKPPTSSVPLRVGLDKGDVQCDDRHFCHSHQTCCRTSGGFWACCPLDKGVCCADGKHCCPSGLHCRAKGTKCLRRKNLRWDVLWELL; encoded by the exons ATGTGGAAGCTGGTAACCTGGCTGTCCCTGGTGACAGGGCTGGTGGTTGGAACTCAATGCCCCGATGGACAGGTGTGTCCTAAGACCTGCtgcaaaaatctagaaagaactGGCTACCATTGCTGTGATTCA GATTCACAGCCATCCATACCTATAGCAGAGAATGTACACTTGGGCCTCCTGTGCCATGGTGATTACCATTGCCCCATTGGCTTCTCCTGCCTCTTCACCCCTTTGGGGAACTACAGTTGCTGCCCCTATCCAGAG gctgtGGCATGTGGTGATGGGCACCATTGCTGTCCTCGTGGCTTCCACTGCAGCCCTGATGGGCATTCCTGCTTTAAAGCAGAAG CTACCAGGCTTGGTGCCGTGAAATGCCCAGATAGCCAGTTCGAGTGTCCTGATGAATCAACCTGCTGCATGATGCAAGATGGCAACTGGGGCTGTTGCCCCATGCCCCAG GCTTCTTGCTGTGAAGACAAAGTTCACTGTTGCCCCCAAGGCAGCTTCTGTGACCTGGTTCATTCCCGCTGCCTCATATCTGGTGGCACCTACCCATTGGCACAAAAAAGCCCTGCTAAAAAGATTCAGCAAGAAAAGGATG TGACCATGGCCACCAATAAGCTGTGCCCAGATGGCCATTCCCAGTGCTCTGATGGCTCCACCTGCTGCCAGCTGCCCAGTGGATCATATGGCTGCTGCCCATTGCCAAat GCTGTCTGTTGCCCTGACCGCATGCACTGCTGCCCCCAAAACACAGTGTGCGACTTGGAGAAGAGTGAATGCCTCTCCAAAAACGGGAGTGCCTCTGGCCTTCTTGTCAAGCTGCCTGCAAAAACAG tGCAGGAGGTAAAATGTGATGGAGAAATGAGCTGCCCAGATGGCAACACCTGCTGTCGCCTGCAGACCGGAAACTGGGGATGTTGCCCATTTCCTGAG GCCACATGTTGTGACGACCACATACACTGCTGCCCCCATGGCTACACCTGTGACACAAAGGCAGGCACATGTAAACAGGGAGCCCACAAGGAACCGTGGCTGAAGAACACGATGACTTCCCTCGCTGCTGGGCGCAGTGTTCCCTGTGACAACACCAGCAGTTGCCCCTCTGAGACCACCTGCTGCCTCCTGGAGTCGGGGGTGTGGGGCTGCTGTTCTGCCCCACAG GCCGTGTGCTGTCCTGACCACAAGAACTGCTGCCCCCACGGCTTCGTCTGTAGCCCAGAAGGGTGCAGGTCTGACCAGAAAACTGTGCCCTGGCTGGAGAAGATCCCGGCCCATCCAAGACCGGTTTCTGTCTCTGTGGATTGTGACCAGCACACCAGGTGCCCAGACGGACAGACCTGCTGTCCCAGCCTTCGAGGGGGCTGGGCCTGCTGCCAACTGCCCCAC GCTATCTGCTGTGAGGATCGTGAGCACTGCTGCCCATCAGGCTACACCTGCAACGTGAAGGCCCGGTCCTGTGAAAAGCAAGGCTCAGCAAAGCCCCCCACCTCCTCTGTGCCCCTCCGAGTGGGGCTAGACAAAGGAGACGTTCAGTGTGATGACAGGCACTTCTGCCACAGCCACCAGACGTGCTGCCGGACCAGTGGGGGATTCTGGGCATGCTGCCCATTGGATAAG GGTGTGTGCTGTGCCGACGGCAAGCACTGCTGCCCCTCTGGCCTCCACTGCCGGGCCAAGGGCACCAAGTGTCTCCGAAGGAAAAATCTTCGCTGGGATGTCCTCTGGGAGCTGCTATGA